The following is a genomic window from Spirosoma agri.
TGATCTGGCCACGATTCGTGACCGGGCTCGCAGCAAAGTGTCCCGTTACATCTACGGAGCCTTCTCGTTAGGCTGGAACGGTTCGGCTAAAACTTGGGCTCGGTACGAATACATGAGCTTAATCCTGGCTGGTTTGTCAACTCCACTGGTATTATCGGTACATACCATTGTAAGTATGGACTTTGCTACGTCCGTAATTCCAGGCTGGCACACAACCATCTTCCCACCTTACTTCGTTGCCGGTGCTATTTTCTCGGGCTTCGCGATGGTACAGAACCTAGTTCTGATCATTCGGGTCGTGTTTAAACTGGAAGACTACATTACATTAGAGCACATTGAGTCGATGAATAAAGTCATCACGCTTACTGGCTCTATCGTAGGGGTTGCTTACTTAACTGAGTTCTTCATCGCTTGGTATTCTGGAGTTGAATTTGAAAGCTACGCCTTCATCAACCGGGCAACCGGACCGTACTGGTGGGCCTATTGGGCGATGATGACCTGTAATGTAATTACGCCACAGCTTTTCTGGTCACGGGCTATCCGCCGGAGCATCGTCTGGACGTTTACGCTATCGGTCGTTGTAAACATCGGTATGTGGTTCGAACGGTTTGTAATTATCGTTACTTCACTGCACCGTGATTACTTGCCATCGAGCTGGGCTATGTTCCACCCAACGCTGTTTGATATAAGCGATTATATTTTCTCGTTTGGTTTGTTCTTCACATTGTTCCTGCTATTTGCCAAGTTCTTGCCAGTAGTGAACATGGCTGAGGTCAAAACGATCATTAAGTCGTCTTCTGAAAAATTACCAGTTTCGGTGTCAGGCGTGGCGAAAGGCGAGCGAGTTGCCAATCCAACGTTTAACAAAGACGTAGAATAAACTAATTCGAGCGGAAAAACCGGGCAGTCCGAAGTTTGTGGATCACTATAGCAGATATAGCAAACTTCGGACTATAACCACAAACAATAATCACTGATCATGTCAGACGTAAATGGTAACGGTAAGTTTTTAGTAGGGATCTTCGATGATGACGATGTCGTGCTAACTGCCGTTAAAGATATTAAAAAGGCGGGCGTACGTATCCACGAAGTGTATTCTCCATTTCCGATTCACGGTCTGGATGTTGCTCTTGGACATCCGCGCTCACGACTTGGAATCGCTGCTTTCCTGTTTGCTTTATCAGGTACAACGACGGCACTTTTGCTAACTGCTTACACAGAAAGCTTCGACTGGCCAATGATCGTAGGTGGTAAGGACTCATATTCTCCGGTCATCTACGTACCTGTTATCTTCGAATTAACAGTACTATTTTGTGCTCTGGGTATGGTTGGTACCTTCCTGGTATCGAATGGTCTTGGCCCAACAGTGAAACCTTTAATGTATGACCTGAGAACTACCGACAATAAATTTGCGATGGCGATTGATCTGAGCAAAAACAACATCGGCGAAGGTGATATAGAGCAGATTCTGAGAAAATCAGGTGCTGCCGAAGTTAACGTTAAGCAGTTCTAATGGTCAGAATGAGAATGATAACTAAACATACAAGCTTTACCGCGCTGGCTATTGTTGGATTGCTATTTGGAGGAACATCCTGCAAAAGAGGCCATAACAGCACAGGTCTTGAGTTTGCTCCAAACATGTATGACGCTGTTGGCTACGAACCTTATCGTCAGATTCGCCCTAATACAGTCAATGTTCGGGAAAACGGTCTGAATATGCGTCTTCCTGCAAAAGGTACCGTTTCTCGCCCGAACTACCATACTACGTTCGGTGGTGATAGTGCATCAACAGATTTGATGATCTACAACATCCCCGCCGACAGTATTTCTATCGCCGAGCGGACGCTGACAAATCCAATTCCTGAAACGGAGAAGTCGATGGCCGACGGGCAACTAATGTATACCCGTTATTGCTCGCACTGTCATGGGGCAACAGGCAAAGGAGACGGACTGGTCGGGAAGGAGTACAAGGGGGTTCCCAACTACTCAACAGACGCCTACAAAACAATGAACGACGGCCATATTTTCCACGTAATTACGCATGGTAAAGGACGTATGTGGCCCCACGGCTCACAGATTACGCCTGAAGACCGGTGGAAGATTGTGCAGTACGTACACAAATTGCAACAAGGATAAATTAATTCAGGAGTGCAGTTATTGGTGAATGATCAGTTTCATGATATAATTATCCAATAGCTTCCCACTACTAACTACTAAGTAAGAATGGCATCGGCTCACGCAATACCGTCCTTAGACGAAGAATTTGAATTTACTGCGGAATCCAAGCGTCGATTGTTGATCGGCATCGGAGCAGGGGTCGCGCTGGTAGCAATCGGCGCGTATCTTCTGGCATCAGGTGCTGGTTCGCATGAACACCACGCAGCTGCACATGCTGCCGGAGCACATGAAGCACAAGGTGGCGGACACCACGAGTACAAGTGGACTACACGGATCTGGGCAAACGTCTGGCTAAATGCTATCTACTTTACGGGAGCGTCTGTTATTGGCATGTTCTTCATGTCATACAACTACCTAGCTCAAGCGGGCTGGTCAGTTGCCTTCAAACGGGTTCCTGAGGCAATGCCTGCGTATCTGCCGTTTATGCTGGTTGCAATACTGGCTACGTTTTTTATTGCTGGCCATGACCTTTTTCACTGGACGCATCCTGGCTTGTATGACAAAACCAGTCCTGAATTTGATCCTATTATCAATGGCAAAAAAGGGTTTTTGAATACGCCCTTCTATTTAGGTCGTATCTTGGTTTACTTTGGCCTTTGGTATTTTCTATGGCAGCGGTTGCGGACCTTCTCGCTTCAGGAAGATCTGTACGGTGGCACGTCGTACTATGAAAAGAGCATCAAATATGGTGTAGCCTTTCTTTTAGTATTTGGCGTGACGTCATCTACTTCGGCCTGGGATTTTGTCATGTCGATCGATACGCACTGGTTCAGCACGATGTTTGGCTGGTATACGTTGGCAAGCTGGCACGTTACAGGCTTAGCAATAATCACACTCACCGTAGTGACGCTCAAAGAACGCGGCTATATGCAGTGGGTTAATGAAAGTCACTTACAGGATTTAGGTAAGTTCATGTTTGCTTTCAGTATCTTCTGGACGTACGTGTGGTTTGCTCAGTTTATGCTCATTTATTATGCCAACTTACCGGAAGAAACGATCTATTATCGTGAGCGTTTCAGCGGTTTTGGAGGCATCTATAAAGCTCCGTTTTTTATAAACATCTTTCTAAACTTTGTTTTTCCATTCCTTGTTTTAATGACAAGGGATTCGAAGCGGACTTACATCTTTCTTAAGATCGCAGCATGGGGCATCATCATAGGTCACTATTTCGACTTCTATACCAACATAATGCCGGGTACTGTAGGCGAACACGGTGGTTTTGGGCCGATTGAATTCGGAATGATCTTGATTTTTGCTTGTGGCTTTATCTGGTCGCTCTCCTCGCAGTTGACGAAAGCCAACTTAGTTCCGAAAAATCACCCAATGCTTGAAGAAGCGTTACATCACGACATTTAATCAATAACACGCTTACAACATGGTTTACATAATCGCTTTGTTATCGGTAGTTTTTCTAGGTTTGGCCGTGCTGGTCATATCCCGGATAGCAACCGTTGTGAAGAACGCAAATGGGCCAGCAGTAGAAGGCCGTATTGGCTTGAGCAACAAGATCAACGGAATCATGTTCATGATTTTCTTTGTTGCCGGCTTGATCGGTGCTGTCTGGTCTTTCATGTATGCACGGCAGTTTTTCTTGCCAGAAGCATCTTCCCCGCATGGTCGTCGTACTGACTTCCTGTTCTGGCTGTCGATGGCAATTATCGTTATCGCTTTTGTCGTCACTAACGCTCTGCTGTTCATTTTTGCGTGGAAGTATCAACACAAAGAAGGACGTAAGGCAGCATATTATCCTGAGAACCACAAACTGGAGTTGATCTGGACCGTGGTTCCGGCAATTGTGATGGCTATTCTGGTATTTACCGGATGGCGGGCATGGCGTGATATCATGTCAGAAGCACCGGCGGATGCCCAAGTTTTTGAAATTGTAGGCAAACAGTTTAACTGGATTGTACGGTACCCAGGTGTTGACAACAACAAACTTGGTTCTTACAATTACAAACTGATCGACAATAATAACGAAACGGGTATCGACTACACAGATGAGTCGTCTTTTGATGACTTCGTCTCTACGTCCGAATTGCATATTCCGGTCAATAAGCCAGTGTTATTGAAGATCCGCGCTCGTGATGTATTGCACAGCGTATTTATTCCTCACCTGCGGGTTAAGATGGATGCTGTACCAGGTATGCCAACACGTTTCTGGTTCGTTGCTGATAAAACTACCGACGAAATGAGAAATATTACGGGTAACCAGAACTTCGGTTATGAGATTGCTTGTACGGAAGTATGTGGTCAGGGCCACTTCTCGATGCGTATACGTCTGATTGTAGAGGATGAAGCGTCGTACCAAGCCTGGTGTAAAGATCAAAAACCACTGTTGACATCAACACCGGATTTGGCTGTGCGCATTCCTGCTAATTTAAAAGCAAAAGCTGCAAAGTATTTACCAGCTGACGGGGCGGCAGCTCCATCGGATAGTGCAACGGCTTCTGTTAAACAAGGTGGTGGTCTATCTGTAGCTAAAGCTACGATTCGTTAATTTACAAACTCCAACAAACCAAATACTATGGCGACTGCTTCAGCTAATCCGGCGACCGTAGCCCATGTCGAAGAACATGAGCACCACGAGCCGCAGAGTTTTTGGCGAACATACATTTTTTCGGAAGACCATAAGACCATTGCCAAACAATATTTGATCTCGGGTATCATATGGTCAATAATTGGTATTAGTCTGTCGGTTATGTTCCGGCTTCAATTAGGTTTTCCTGCCATGAAGTTAGAGTTCCTGCGACCTATTCTGGGCGGCTGGATCAACGAGGCAGGTAAGCTTGATCAGGACTTCTACTTGGCCCTGGTGACTATGCACGGCACTATTATGGTGTTCTTTGTATTGACAGCTGGTTTGAGTGGTACTTTTTCAAACTTTTTGATTCCATTACAGGTCGGTGCGCGTGATATGGCATCGGGTTTTCTAAACATGTTATCCTACTGGTTCTTCTTTCTGGCCAGTGTTATCATGTTATTCTCGATGTTTATCGAAACGGGTCCTGCTGCTGGCGGTTGGGTAGTTTATCCACCACTCAGTGCGTTACCACAAGCGCATAAGGGATCTGAACTAGGGATGACGCTTTGGTTGGTGAGTATGGCAATGTTCATTGTGTCTCAACTACTAGGTGGTATCAACTATATTACGACGGTTATCAACCTACGGACTCGTGGTATGTCATTCAGCAAATTACCGCTGACAATTTGGGCTTTCTTCCTGACGGCGATTCTTGGTTTGATCTCTTTCCCAGTACTACTCTCGGCAGCGTTGTTGCTCATTTTTGACCGTAGCTTCGGAACAAGCTTTTACTTGTCTGAAATTTATATCAAAGGTGAAGCATTGCCGAATGTGGGTGGTAGTCCTATTTTGTTTCAGCATTTGTTCTGGTTCCTGGGCCACCCTGAAGTATACATTGTATTGCTTCCTGCATTGGGCATGACATCTGAGATCATTGCCACGAACTCACGCAAGCCAATCTTCGGTTACCGTGCTATGATTGCGTCCATGATGGGTATTGCCTTCCTGGCATTCATTGTGTGGGCGCACCATATGTTCGTGACGGGTATGAACCCATTCCTTGGATCGATATTCATGTTCCTGACGCTGATCATTGCTGTTCCATCGGCAGTAAAAGCGTTCAACTACATCACAACGCTATGGCGTGGTAACATTCGGTTTACCCCGGCCATGTTGTTCTCGATTGGTCTGGTGTCGTTCTTTATATCGGGTGGTCTGACCGGTCTGATTCTAGGAAACGCTGCTCTAGATATTCAATTGCACGATACCTATTTCGTCGTTGCCCACTTCCACTTGGTAATGGGTGCTGCCTCTGCTTTTGGTTTACTGGCTGGTGTCTACCACTGGTTCCCAAAAATGTTTGGTAAGATGATGGATGAGAAGCTTGGTTACATCCACTTCTGGTTGACGTTCATTGGTATCTACCTTGTGTTCTTCCCAATGCACTATATCGGTATTGCAGGTTTCCCTCGCCGGTATTACGCATTTACTAGCTACGATTTCACGAAGAATATCTTTGCTGACATGAATAGCTTTATCAGTCTTGCTGCCATTTTCACGTTCACGGCGCAGTGGGTGTTTATCTATAATTTTGTTAATAGCTTGATTAGAGGTAAAGTGGCTCCACAGAACCCTTGGAAGTCGAATACGTTGGAATGGACAACACCTGTTGTTCCAGGACATGGTAACTGGCCAGGTGAGATTCCAGCCGTTTACCGGTGGCCTTATGATTATAGCAAACCAGGTGCAAAGGATGACTTCATCCCCCAAAACGTGCCATATTCCCAAACTCCGGAATCTAACCTTCCTCATGAGAATGAGTTGATTTCACTGGAGAGAGAGATTGAGGCACAAAACCTGAATGATCAGTTCAAGCAACCTCATTGATAAAAAAGAACAACGATTCCAGAGTCTTGCTCTTCTGACGATACTTACCATTTACCTGCTCATTCTTGCGGGGGGTATAGTTAGAGGAACAGGCTCTGGAATGGGTTGTCCTGACTGGCCAAAGTGTTTTGGTCATTGGGTTCCTCCGACGGAAGTTTCTCAATTACCACC
Proteins encoded in this region:
- a CDS encoding DUF3341 domain-containing protein, which produces MSDVNGNGKFLVGIFDDDDVVLTAVKDIKKAGVRIHEVYSPFPIHGLDVALGHPRSRLGIAAFLFALSGTTTALLLTAYTESFDWPMIVGGKDSYSPVIYVPVIFELTVLFCALGMVGTFLVSNGLGPTVKPLMYDLRTTDNKFAMAIDLSKNNIGEGDIEQILRKSGAAEVNVKQF
- the nrfD gene encoding NrfD/PsrC family molybdoenzyme membrane anchor subunit, yielding MSHVTSAVRTPLVTGGKTYADVTEDISRQVEGSPTREWTIAFTISVIVLLYGTACVFWTWWEGLGVWGLNKTVGWAWDITNFVWWVGIGHAGTLISAILLLFRQKWRTAVNRAAEAMTIFAVICAATFILMHMGRPWLAYWALPLPNTFGSLWVNFKSPLVWDVFAISTYFTVSLVFWYMGLLPDLATIRDRARSKVSRYIYGAFSLGWNGSAKTWARYEYMSLILAGLSTPLVLSVHTIVSMDFATSVIPGWHTTIFPPYFVAGAIFSGFAMVQNLVLIIRVVFKLEDYITLEHIESMNKVITLTGSIVGVAYLTEFFIAWYSGVEFESYAFINRATGPYWWAYWAMMTCNVITPQLFWSRAIRRSIVWTFTLSVVVNIGMWFERFVIIVTSLHRDYLPSSWAMFHPTLFDISDYIFSFGLFFTLFLLFAKFLPVVNMAEVKTIIKSSSEKLPVSVSGVAKGERVANPTFNKDVE
- a CDS encoding quinol:cytochrome C oxidoreductase produces the protein MASAHAIPSLDEEFEFTAESKRRLLIGIGAGVALVAIGAYLLASGAGSHEHHAAAHAAGAHEAQGGGHHEYKWTTRIWANVWLNAIYFTGASVIGMFFMSYNYLAQAGWSVAFKRVPEAMPAYLPFMLVAILATFFIAGHDLFHWTHPGLYDKTSPEFDPIINGKKGFLNTPFYLGRILVYFGLWYFLWQRLRTFSLQEDLYGGTSYYEKSIKYGVAFLLVFGVTSSTSAWDFVMSIDTHWFSTMFGWYTLASWHVTGLAIITLTVVTLKERGYMQWVNESHLQDLGKFMFAFSIFWTYVWFAQFMLIYYANLPEETIYYRERFSGFGGIYKAPFFINIFLNFVFPFLVLMTRDSKRTYIFLKIAAWGIIIGHYFDFYTNIMPGTVGEHGGFGPIEFGMILIFACGFIWSLSSQLTKANLVPKNHPMLEEALHHDI
- a CDS encoding cytochrome c oxidase subunit II is translated as MVYIIALLSVVFLGLAVLVISRIATVVKNANGPAVEGRIGLSNKINGIMFMIFFVAGLIGAVWSFMYARQFFLPEASSPHGRRTDFLFWLSMAIIVIAFVVTNALLFIFAWKYQHKEGRKAAYYPENHKLELIWTVVPAIVMAILVFTGWRAWRDIMSEAPADAQVFEIVGKQFNWIVRYPGVDNNKLGSYNYKLIDNNNETGIDYTDESSFDDFVSTSELHIPVNKPVLLKIRARDVLHSVFIPHLRVKMDAVPGMPTRFWFVADKTTDEMRNITGNQNFGYEIACTEVCGQGHFSMRIRLIVEDEASYQAWCKDQKPLLTSTPDLAVRIPANLKAKAAKYLPADGAAAPSDSATASVKQGGGLSVAKATIR
- a CDS encoding cytochrome c oxidase subunit I codes for the protein MATASANPATVAHVEEHEHHEPQSFWRTYIFSEDHKTIAKQYLISGIIWSIIGISLSVMFRLQLGFPAMKLEFLRPILGGWINEAGKLDQDFYLALVTMHGTIMVFFVLTAGLSGTFSNFLIPLQVGARDMASGFLNMLSYWFFFLASVIMLFSMFIETGPAAGGWVVYPPLSALPQAHKGSELGMTLWLVSMAMFIVSQLLGGINYITTVINLRTRGMSFSKLPLTIWAFFLTAILGLISFPVLLSAALLLIFDRSFGTSFYLSEIYIKGEALPNVGGSPILFQHLFWFLGHPEVYIVLLPALGMTSEIIATNSRKPIFGYRAMIASMMGIAFLAFIVWAHHMFVTGMNPFLGSIFMFLTLIIAVPSAVKAFNYITTLWRGNIRFTPAMLFSIGLVSFFISGGLTGLILGNAALDIQLHDTYFVVAHFHLVMGAASAFGLLAGVYHWFPKMFGKMMDEKLGYIHFWLTFIGIYLVFFPMHYIGIAGFPRRYYAFTSYDFTKNIFADMNSFISLAAIFTFTAQWVFIYNFVNSLIRGKVAPQNPWKSNTLEWTTPVVPGHGNWPGEIPAVYRWPYDYSKPGAKDDFIPQNVPYSQTPESNLPHENELISLEREIEAQNLNDQFKQPH
- a CDS encoding c-type cytochrome — translated: MITKHTSFTALAIVGLLFGGTSCKRGHNSTGLEFAPNMYDAVGYEPYRQIRPNTVNVRENGLNMRLPAKGTVSRPNYHTTFGGDSASTDLMIYNIPADSISIAERTLTNPIPETEKSMADGQLMYTRYCSHCHGATGKGDGLVGKEYKGVPNYSTDAYKTMNDGHIFHVITHGKGRMWPHGSQITPEDRWKIVQYVHKLQQG